One Streptomyces sp. V4I8 genomic window carries:
- a CDS encoding molybdenum cofactor biosynthesis protein B produces the protein MTYRALVVTASNRAAAGVYEDKGGPLIAQGLKGFGFDVEGPQVVPDGDPVLAALRAGVDAGYDVIVTTGGTGISPTDRTPEATRAVLDFEVPGIPEAIRAFGREKVPTAALSRGLAGVAGRTLIINLPGSSGGVKDGLAVLEPLLIHAVDQIRGGDHPRPSTGGAS, from the coding sequence ATGACGTATCGCGCTCTTGTGGTCACCGCCTCCAACCGGGCTGCCGCCGGGGTCTACGAGGACAAGGGCGGCCCGCTGATCGCCCAGGGCCTCAAGGGCTTCGGCTTCGACGTCGAGGGACCGCAGGTCGTGCCTGACGGCGACCCGGTCCTCGCCGCCCTGCGCGCGGGGGTCGACGCCGGGTACGACGTCATCGTCACCACCGGCGGCACCGGCATCTCGCCCACCGACCGCACACCGGAGGCGACCCGTGCCGTCCTCGACTTCGAGGTGCCGGGCATTCCCGAGGCGATCAGGGCGTTCGGACGGGAGAAGGTGCCCACGGCGGCGCTGTCCCGGGGGCTCGCCGGAGTCGCCGGGCGCACGCTGATCATCAATCTGCCCGGTTCCAGCGGCGGGGTGAAGGACGGACTGGCCGTCCTGGAACCCCTCCTGATCCACGCCGTCGACCAGATCCGCGGCGGCGACCACCCCAGACCCAGCACTGGGGGTGCGAGCTGA
- a CDS encoding potassium/proton antiporter, with product MRVGQGRERPLTVHDLNQLLLVCSLVLLVAVAAVRISSRSGLPSLLVYLGIGVLMGQDGIGGIRFDDAELTQVIGYAALVVILAEGGLGTKWKEIKPALPSATALALLGVTVSVGVTAAAAHYLVGLEWRQALIIGAVVSSTDAAAVFSVLRRIPLPSRVTGTLEAESGFNDAPVVILVVAFSTHGPIEHWYVLLAEITLELAIGAAIGLAVGWLGSWGLRHVALPASGLYPIAVMAIAVAAYAAGAMAHGSGFLAVYLASMVMGNAKLPHWPATRGFADGVGWIAQIGMFVLLGLLVTPHELGDDILPALLIGLVLTMVARPLSIVLCLVPFGVPWREQALMSWAGLRGAVPIILATIPMVGGVEDSRRIFNIVFVLVVVYTLVQGPTLPWFARKLRLGGEPEPADLGIESAPLERLRGHLLSFAIPEGSKMHGVEVNELRLPAGSAVTLVVRDGKSFVPLPTTVLRRGDELLVVATDPVRDAAERRLRAVGAGGKLAGWLGTNGTS from the coding sequence GTGCGTGTGGGCCAGGGAAGGGAACGGCCGCTGACTGTCCACGACCTCAACCAGCTCCTGCTCGTCTGCTCGCTCGTCCTGCTCGTCGCCGTCGCCGCGGTCCGGATCTCCTCGCGCAGCGGGCTCCCCAGCCTGCTCGTGTACCTGGGCATCGGCGTGCTCATGGGCCAGGACGGCATCGGCGGCATCCGCTTCGACGACGCCGAGCTGACCCAGGTCATCGGGTATGCGGCACTGGTCGTGATCCTGGCCGAAGGTGGTCTCGGCACGAAGTGGAAGGAGATCAAACCGGCCCTTCCCTCCGCCACCGCGCTGGCGCTGCTCGGGGTCACGGTGAGCGTCGGGGTCACGGCGGCGGCCGCGCACTACCTGGTCGGGCTGGAGTGGCGGCAGGCGCTGATCATCGGCGCGGTCGTCTCCTCGACGGACGCCGCGGCCGTCTTCTCGGTGCTGCGCAGGATTCCCCTCCCCTCCCGCGTGACCGGCACGCTGGAGGCCGAGTCCGGCTTCAACGACGCCCCCGTGGTCATCCTGGTGGTCGCCTTCTCCACGCACGGTCCGATCGAGCACTGGTACGTGCTGCTGGCCGAGATAACCCTGGAGCTGGCCATCGGCGCCGCCATCGGCCTCGCCGTGGGATGGCTGGGCTCCTGGGGCCTCAGGCATGTGGCCCTGCCCGCCTCCGGCCTCTACCCGATCGCCGTCATGGCCATCGCCGTCGCCGCCTACGCGGCCGGCGCGATGGCGCACGGCAGCGGCTTCCTGGCCGTGTACCTCGCCTCGATGGTGATGGGCAACGCCAAGCTGCCGCACTGGCCCGCCACCCGCGGGTTCGCCGACGGGGTCGGCTGGATCGCCCAGATCGGCATGTTCGTCCTGCTCGGCCTCCTGGTCACCCCGCACGAGCTGGGCGACGACATCCTGCCCGCGCTGCTCATCGGGCTGGTGCTGACCATGGTGGCCCGCCCGCTGAGCATCGTCCTGTGTCTGGTGCCGTTCGGCGTCCCCTGGCGGGAGCAGGCCCTGATGTCCTGGGCCGGGCTGCGCGGCGCGGTGCCCATCATCCTGGCGACGATCCCCATGGTGGGCGGCGTCGAGGACAGCCGCCGCATCTTCAACATCGTCTTCGTCCTGGTCGTGGTCTACACGCTGGTCCAGGGGCCGACCCTGCCGTGGTTCGCCCGCAAGCTGCGGCTCGGCGGGGAACCCGAGCCCGCCGACCTCGGCATCGAGTCGGCACCCCTGGAGCGGCTGCGCGGACACCTGCTGTCCTTCGCGATCCCCGAGGGCTCGAAGATGCACGGCGTCGAGGTCAACGAGCTGCGGCTGCCCGCCGGGTCCGCCGTCACCCTCGTCGTCCGCGACGGAAAATCGTTCGTTCCGCTGCCGACGACGGTGCTGCGCCGCGGGGACGAACTGCTCGTGGTCGCCACGGACCCGGTCCGGGACGCCGCCGAGCGCCGGCTGCGCGCGGTGGGGGCCGGGGGCAAGCTGGCCGGGTGGCTGGGGACGAACGGGACATCCTGA
- the galU gene encoding UTP--glucose-1-phosphate uridylyltransferase GalU, protein MTQSHPRISKAVIPAAGLGTRFLPATKATPKEMLPVVDKPAIQYVVEEAVSAGLDDVLMITGRNKRPLEDHFDRNYELESALQKKGDAGRLAKVQEPSDLATMHYVRQGDPRGLGHAVLCAAPHVGHEPFAVLLGDDLIDPRDPLLKRMVEVQEQHGGSVIALMEVAPEQIHLYGCAAVDPTDDSDVVKVHDLVEKPAAADAPSNYAIIGRYVLDPHIFDILRETEPGRGGEIQLTDALQQLSQDEKVGGPVHGVVFKGRRYDTGDRGDYLRAIVRLACEREDLGPDFRTWLRSYVAEEM, encoded by the coding sequence ATGACTCAGTCCCACCCTCGGATCAGCAAGGCTGTCATCCCCGCAGCGGGTCTCGGCACCCGCTTCCTGCCGGCCACCAAAGCCACTCCCAAGGAGATGCTGCCGGTCGTCGACAAGCCGGCGATCCAGTACGTGGTCGAAGAGGCCGTGTCCGCGGGCCTCGACGACGTCCTCATGATCACGGGCCGCAACAAGCGCCCCCTGGAGGACCACTTCGACCGCAACTACGAGCTGGAATCGGCCCTGCAGAAGAAGGGCGACGCCGGCCGGCTCGCGAAGGTGCAGGAGCCCAGCGACCTGGCCACCATGCACTACGTGCGCCAGGGCGACCCCAGGGGCCTCGGCCACGCCGTCCTGTGCGCGGCCCCCCACGTGGGCCACGAGCCCTTCGCCGTCCTCCTCGGCGACGACCTGATCGACCCGCGCGACCCGCTGCTCAAGCGGATGGTCGAGGTGCAGGAGCAGCACGGCGGCAGCGTCATCGCGCTGATGGAGGTCGCGCCCGAGCAGATCCACCTTTATGGTTGCGCGGCCGTGGACCCCACCGACGACAGCGACGTGGTCAAGGTGCACGACCTCGTCGAGAAGCCGGCCGCGGCCGACGCCCCGTCCAACTACGCCATCATCGGCCGCTATGTGCTCGACCCGCACATCTTCGACATACTGCGCGAGACCGAGCCGGGCCGTGGCGGCGAGATCCAGCTCACCGACGCCCTCCAGCAGCTCTCGCAGGACGAGAAGGTCGGCGGCCCGGTGCACGGCGTCGTCTTCAAGGGCCGCCGCTATGACACCGGTGACCGTGGCGACTACCTGCGTGCCATTGTCAGACTCGCATGCGAACGTGAAGACCTGGGCCCGGACTTCCGGACCTGGCTTCGCAGTTACGTAGCCGAGGAGATGTAG
- the glpR gene encoding gephyrin-like molybdotransferase receptor GlpR: MSSSGLIYAVIVGAWAAYLVPMWLRRQDELNEARPTERFSTAIRLLSGRAGMERRYAKDLRARSTEEGEPSADDPGDVTESVDVRAFAMPPTRPQTKAQVPAQAPGRPESARESGREPGREQTGKPASDHGSRPAPEHGSRPTPDRAGGPSAEAGSGPAAKARKRVPAARRAPSDEAAAARARRLKVLARRRRTTVMLFLAFTLGAIVAAVGGLAFLWAPGVPAVLLSGYIAYLRAQERRRFAYQMDRQQAEAAAQRLREHARQSRRRGAPDPGSGLDEPDEGPEPGTDPGLSALAADRRALVEQTDHAEWVDQQRERQRRPGRGDSWDPVPVPLPTYVTAPVAPRATPDVDLGAPDAWSSARSSTVGGDREAVSGAADGSARGAEPEDTTPEEEKAEGGGRSDARRAASARRARERGRTPLFDQYEDGDRPRAANE, encoded by the coding sequence GTGAGCAGCAGCGGCCTCATCTACGCAGTCATTGTCGGGGCCTGGGCCGCCTACTTGGTGCCGATGTGGCTCCGTAGGCAGGACGAGCTGAACGAGGCCCGTCCGACGGAACGCTTCAGCACAGCCATCCGGTTGCTGTCCGGACGGGCGGGGATGGAGCGCCGATACGCCAAGGACCTGCGCGCGCGCTCCACCGAGGAGGGGGAGCCCAGCGCCGATGACCCGGGCGACGTCACCGAGTCGGTGGACGTCCGGGCCTTCGCCATGCCTCCGACCCGTCCGCAGACAAAGGCGCAGGTCCCGGCACAGGCACCAGGCCGCCCGGAGTCGGCACGCGAGTCCGGGCGGGAGCCCGGGCGGGAACAGACGGGCAAGCCGGCTTCCGACCACGGCTCCCGGCCCGCACCCGAACACGGTTCCCGGCCGACACCCGACCGCGCGGGCGGACCCTCGGCCGAAGCGGGCTCCGGCCCGGCGGCCAAGGCGCGTAAACGGGTGCCCGCCGCCCGGCGAGCACCCTCGGACGAGGCGGCCGCCGCGCGGGCCCGGCGCCTGAAGGTGCTCGCGCGCCGTCGTCGCACCACCGTGATGCTCTTCCTCGCCTTCACCCTCGGCGCGATCGTCGCCGCGGTCGGCGGGCTCGCGTTCCTGTGGGCGCCCGGCGTCCCCGCCGTGCTGCTCAGCGGGTACATCGCGTATCTGCGGGCCCAGGAGCGCCGCCGTTTCGCCTACCAGATGGACCGGCAGCAGGCCGAGGCCGCCGCGCAGCGGCTTCGCGAGCATGCGCGCCAGTCGCGCCGGCGCGGCGCCCCCGACCCCGGGTCCGGCCTCGACGAGCCCGACGAGGGGCCCGAACCAGGCACCGACCCCGGACTGTCCGCCCTCGCCGCCGACCGGCGCGCCCTCGTCGAGCAGACCGATCACGCCGAGTGGGTCGACCAGCAGCGCGAGCGGCAGCGCAGGCCGGGGCGCGGGGACAGCTGGGACCCGGTGCCGGTGCCGCTGCCGACGTATGTGACCGCGCCGGTCGCGCCACGGGCCACCCCCGATGTGGACCTCGGCGCGCCGGACGCCTGGAGCTCGGCACGGTCGAGCACCGTCGGCGGGGACCGGGAGGCGGTCTCCGGCGCCGCGGACGGTTCCGCGCGGGGCGCGGAGCCGGAGGATACGACGCCCGAGGAGGAGAAGGCCGAGGGCGGCGGCCGTAGCGACGCCCGCCGGGCCGCCTCCGCCCGCCGGGCCCGTGAGCGGGGCCGCACGCCGCTGTTCGATCAGTACGAGGACGGCGACCGGCCGCGAGCCGCCAACGAGTAG
- a CDS encoding GNAT family N-acetyltransferase, translated as MLRDGDVVLRPIKMRDQRAWREVNRRNRDWLRPWEATIPPPTPSGPIAHRPTYRQMVRHLRSEANSGRMLPFVIEYQGRLVGQLTVAGITWGSMCSGHVGYWVDESVAGRGVMPTAVALVVDHCFRSVGLHRIEVCIRPENRPSRRVVEKLGFREEGLRPRYLHIDGAWRDHLVFALTAEEVPEGLLGRWHRARSQKTSSNPQNTPQNTRQNSQGNPA; from the coding sequence GTGCTGAGGGACGGCGATGTCGTCCTGAGGCCGATAAAGATGCGCGACCAACGGGCCTGGCGCGAGGTCAACCGGCGCAACCGGGACTGGCTGCGGCCCTGGGAGGCGACCATTCCGCCGCCCACGCCCAGCGGGCCGATCGCGCACCGGCCGACCTACCGCCAGATGGTCCGGCATCTGCGGTCCGAGGCGAACTCGGGCCGGATGCTGCCGTTCGTCATCGAATACCAGGGGCGGCTGGTCGGGCAGTTGACGGTCGCCGGGATCACCTGGGGCTCGATGTGCTCGGGGCACGTCGGCTACTGGGTGGACGAGTCGGTCGCGGGCCGCGGGGTGATGCCGACGGCCGTGGCGCTGGTCGTGGACCACTGTTTCCGCAGCGTCGGTCTGCACCGCATCGAGGTCTGCATTCGCCCCGAGAACCGGCCCAGCCGCCGGGTCGTGGAGAAACTCGGATTCCGCGAGGAGGGGCTGCGTCCGCGATATCTCCACATCGACGGAGCCTGGCGGGACCACCTCGTCTTCGCGCTCACGGCGGAGGAGGTCCCCGAAGGGCTGCTCGGCCGCTGGCACCGGGCGCGCTCGCAGAAGACCTCGTCGAACCCGCAGAACACCCCACAGAACACCAGGCAGAACAGCCAGGGGAATCCCGCCTAG
- a CDS encoding 5-formyltetrahydrofolate cyclo-ligase, whose translation MSHTGRPAEPDKRVLRREILAVRGRLTADDVRVSATELAGRALELPEFAHARVVAAYVSVGSEPGTLALLEALRARGVRVLLPALLPDNDLDWGAYFGEDSLTRVQHGGKMALFEPSGERLGPDAVTDADVVLLPGLAVDARGMRLGRGGGSYDRVLARLERAGVRPSLVVLLYDSEVVERVPEEPHDRPVHAVVTPSGVRRFGES comes from the coding sequence ATGAGTCACACCGGACGTCCGGCCGAGCCTGACAAGCGAGTGTTGCGACGAGAGATCCTCGCGGTGAGAGGCAGGTTGACGGCGGATGACGTGCGGGTATCGGCCACCGAGTTGGCCGGGCGGGCACTGGAGCTGCCCGAGTTCGCGCACGCGCGCGTGGTGGCGGCGTACGTCTCGGTGGGGAGTGAACCCGGCACCCTCGCGCTGCTCGAGGCGCTGCGCGCGCGGGGCGTACGTGTCCTGCTGCCTGCCCTTCTGCCCGACAACGACCTCGACTGGGGCGCCTACTTCGGGGAGGACTCCCTCACCCGCGTCCAACACGGCGGAAAAATGGCCCTCTTCGAGCCCAGCGGCGAACGCCTCGGCCCGGACGCCGTGACCGACGCCGACGTGGTGCTCCTGCCGGGCCTCGCGGTCGACGCGCGCGGGATGCGTCTGGGGCGCGGCGGCGGGTCGTACGACCGCGTCCTCGCCCGTCTGGAACGCGCGGGGGTGCGGCCCTCGCTCGTGGTGCTGCTGTACGACTCCGAGGTCGTCGAGCGCGTCCCCGAGGAGCCGCACGACCGGCCGGTGCACGCGGTGGTGACGCCGTCGGGGGTGCGCCGCTTCGGGGAGTCCTGA
- the glp gene encoding gephyrin-like molybdotransferase Glp → MSTAAPRPAGQDHLWSVDEHLEDILATVRPLEPIELQLLDAQGCVLVDDVTVPVSLPPFDNSSMDGYAVRVADVAGASEEFPAVLEVVGDVAAGQADLLHVGPGQAARIMTGAPLPPGAETVVPVEWTDGGLGEGPVTGMRARSLAPEGAHGQVHVYRPAEARAHVRAKGSDVKAGDRALEAGTVLGPPQIALLAAIGRGTVRVRPRPRVVVMSTGSELVQPDETLSGGQIYDSNSFALTAAARDAGAIAYRVGAVADDAETLRSTIEDQLVRADLMVTTGGVSVGAYDVVKEALSHVADEDEAGSGIDFRKLAMQPGKPQGFGSIGPDHTPLLALPGNPVSSYVSFEMFVRPAIRTLMGLEDVHRPKATATLTADKALTSPKGRRQFLRGTYADGAVRPVGGAGSHLVAALAHADALIVVPEDVESVEPGAEVEVVLLG, encoded by the coding sequence TTGAGCACCGCCGCGCCCCGCCCCGCCGGCCAGGACCACCTCTGGTCGGTGGACGAACACCTGGAGGACATCCTCGCGACCGTCCGCCCCCTCGAACCCATCGAGCTGCAACTGCTCGACGCCCAGGGCTGCGTCCTGGTCGACGACGTCACGGTGCCGGTCTCCCTGCCGCCGTTCGACAACAGCTCCATGGACGGGTACGCGGTACGGGTCGCGGATGTCGCGGGCGCGAGCGAGGAGTTCCCCGCCGTCCTGGAGGTCGTCGGGGACGTGGCGGCGGGCCAGGCCGACCTGCTCCACGTGGGGCCCGGCCAGGCCGCCCGCATCATGACCGGCGCCCCGCTCCCGCCCGGCGCCGAGACCGTCGTCCCGGTGGAGTGGACCGACGGCGGCCTCGGCGAGGGCCCGGTGACCGGGATGCGGGCCCGCAGCCTCGCTCCCGAGGGTGCCCACGGCCAGGTGCACGTCTACCGCCCGGCCGAGGCACGCGCGCACGTCCGCGCGAAGGGCAGCGACGTGAAGGCCGGCGACCGCGCCCTCGAAGCGGGCACGGTCCTCGGCCCGCCCCAGATCGCCCTCCTCGCCGCGATCGGCCGCGGCACGGTCCGCGTGCGCCCGCGCCCGCGCGTGGTGGTGATGTCGACGGGGAGCGAACTCGTCCAGCCCGACGAGACACTGTCCGGCGGCCAGATCTACGACTCCAACAGCTTCGCCCTCACCGCGGCCGCCCGGGACGCCGGCGCCATCGCCTACCGCGTGGGCGCCGTCGCCGACGACGCCGAGACGCTCCGCTCCACCATCGAGGACCAGCTCGTCCGCGCCGACCTCATGGTCACCACCGGCGGCGTGAGCGTCGGGGCGTACGACGTCGTCAAGGAAGCCCTGTCGCACGTCGCCGACGAGGACGAGGCCGGCAGCGGCATCGACTTCCGCAAGCTCGCCATGCAGCCCGGCAAGCCCCAGGGCTTCGGCTCCATCGGCCCCGACCACACCCCGCTGCTCGCGCTCCCGGGCAACCCGGTGTCGTCGTACGTCTCCTTCGAGATGTTCGTGCGCCCCGCCATCCGCACGCTGATGGGCCTGGAGGACGTCCACCGGCCGAAGGCGACCGCGACCCTGACCGCCGACAAGGCGCTGACCTCGCCCAAGGGGCGCCGGCAGTTTCTGCGCGGGACGTATGCCGACGGCGCGGTGCGCCCGGTGGGCGGTGCCGGATCGCATCTGGTCGCCGCCCTCGCGCACGCGGACGCGCTGATCGTCGTCCCCGAGGACGTGGAGAGTGTCGAGCCCGGCGCCGAGGTCGAGGTGGTCCTGCTCGGCTGA
- the moaC gene encoding cyclic pyranopterin monophosphate synthase MoaC, whose protein sequence is MSTQDPSTQDRLTHIDDAGAARMVDVSEKDVTARTARASGRVLVSPRVVELLRGEGVPKGDALATARIAGIMGAKRTPDLIPLCHPLSVSGVKLELSVADDAVEIVATVKTTDRTGVEMEALTAVSVAALTVIDMVKAVDKGAVITDVRVEEKTGGKSGDWSRA, encoded by the coding sequence ATGAGCACGCAGGACCCATCCACCCAGGACCGCCTCACGCACATCGACGACGCGGGCGCGGCCCGCATGGTCGACGTCTCCGAGAAGGACGTGACCGCGCGCACCGCCCGCGCCAGCGGACGCGTCCTCGTCTCGCCCCGCGTGGTCGAGCTGCTGCGCGGCGAGGGGGTTCCCAAGGGCGACGCCCTCGCCACCGCGCGGATCGCCGGGATCATGGGCGCCAAACGCACCCCGGACCTGATCCCGCTCTGTCACCCGTTGTCGGTGTCCGGTGTGAAACTGGAGCTGTCGGTCGCGGACGACGCCGTGGAGATCGTGGCCACCGTGAAGACCACGGACCGCACGGGCGTCGAGATGGAGGCCCTCACCGCGGTCTCCGTCGCCGCGCTCACCGTGATCGACATGGTGAAGGCGGTCGACAAGGGAGCGGTCATCACGGACGTACGGGTCGAGGAGAAGACGGGCGGCAAGTCGGGCGACTGGAGCCGGGCATGA
- a CDS encoding penicillin acylase family protein yields MPPNTTASTGQQPGKSGRKKGRRARLIVLVLVLALVGGVGYGGYWSVSAVRASFPQTKGSLTVPGLSGPVDVKRDDYGIPQIYASSDEDLFMAQGYVQAQDRFYEMDVRRHMTSGRLSEMFGESQVDNDEFLRTLGWDRVAKEEYDKTLSASTKKYLQAYAKGVNAYLEGKDNKDISLEYAALGFTNDYKPQKWTPVDSLAWLKAMAWDLRGNMQDEIDRALMTSRLGPKQIQDLYPDYPYGRNKTIVQTGQYDDITRTFQPGGSTSAAGSSGTGTAGTASSSGTSGLQGQLSGLQDVLDDLPTAVGVNGNGIGSNSWVVAGKHTITGKPLLANDPHLSASLPSVWYQMGLHCRSVSSKCQYDVSGYTFAGMPGVIIGHNQNIAWGMTNSGVDVTDLYLEKLSGDGYLYDGKTVPFLTREETINVAGGKSKKIVVRETKDGMPLLSDRSSELVKVGKKAAVDTAAPDRGDGYGIALRWTALDPGTSMDAVFAMDRAANWSDFRGAAALFDVPSQNLIYADTKGHIGYTLPGKIPTRAKGYDGSVPAPGWDAGSRWTGYIDQDELPYEYDPSRGYIVTANQAVVDKAKYPYTLTTDWGYGARSQRITDLIQSKIDDGGKISTDDMRQMQLDNSSEIAKLLVPKLLKIDIADKDVRNAQELLEGWDYTQDADSAAAAYFNSVWRNILKLAFGNKLPKELRVKGQCLLVDPVNTTGPADATEKVRECGERDADQAQPDGGDRWFEVVRNLMDDEKSDWWTTPKSGNREGANHNRDDLFKRAMIDARWELTAKLGKDIDTWSWGRLHRLFLKNQTLGTEGPGFLQYVLNRGPWKLSGGEATVNASGWNAAGGYGVVWVPSMRMVVNLSDLDKSKWINLTGASGHAYSAHYTDQTDKWADGELLDWSFSDDAVDESTSDTLVLRP; encoded by the coding sequence ATGCCCCCCAACACCACCGCCTCCACGGGTCAGCAGCCCGGCAAGTCCGGCAGGAAGAAGGGGCGCAGAGCCCGTCTGATCGTCCTCGTGCTGGTGCTGGCCCTCGTCGGAGGCGTCGGCTACGGGGGGTACTGGTCCGTCAGCGCCGTCCGGGCCTCCTTCCCGCAGACCAAGGGATCACTCACGGTCCCCGGCCTGTCCGGGCCCGTCGACGTGAAGCGCGACGACTACGGCATCCCGCAGATCTACGCCTCCTCCGACGAGGACCTGTTCATGGCGCAGGGCTACGTCCAGGCGCAGGACCGGTTCTACGAGATGGACGTGCGCCGGCACATGACCTCCGGGCGCCTGTCGGAGATGTTCGGCGAGAGCCAGGTCGACAACGACGAGTTCCTGCGCACCCTCGGCTGGGACCGCGTCGCCAAGGAGGAGTACGACAAGACGCTGTCGGCCTCCACCAAGAAGTACCTCCAGGCGTACGCCAAGGGCGTCAACGCCTACCTGGAGGGCAAGGACAACAAGGACATCTCCCTGGAGTACGCGGCTCTCGGGTTCACCAACGACTACAAGCCGCAGAAGTGGACCCCGGTCGACTCGCTCGCCTGGCTGAAGGCGATGGCCTGGGACCTGCGCGGCAACATGCAGGACGAGATCGACCGCGCCCTGATGACCAGCCGCCTCGGCCCCAAGCAGATCCAGGACCTGTACCCGGACTACCCGTACGGCCGGAACAAGACGATCGTCCAGACGGGTCAGTACGACGACATCACCAGGACGTTCCAGCCGGGCGGCTCCACGTCCGCCGCGGGGTCGTCCGGCACCGGCACGGCGGGCACGGCCTCCAGCTCGGGCACCAGCGGCCTGCAGGGCCAGCTCTCCGGCCTCCAGGACGTCCTGGACGACCTCCCCACGGCCGTCGGCGTGAACGGCAACGGCATCGGCTCCAACTCCTGGGTGGTCGCCGGGAAGCACACCATCACCGGCAAGCCCCTGCTGGCCAACGACCCGCACCTGTCGGCCTCGCTGCCGTCCGTCTGGTACCAGATGGGCCTGCACTGCCGCTCGGTCTCCAGCAAGTGCCAGTACGACGTCAGCGGCTACACCTTCGCGGGCATGCCCGGCGTGATCATCGGCCACAACCAGAACATCGCCTGGGGCATGACCAACTCCGGCGTCGACGTCACCGACCTCTACCTGGAGAAGCTCTCCGGCGACGGCTACCTGTACGACGGCAAGACGGTGCCCTTCCTCACCCGCGAGGAGACCATCAACGTCGCCGGCGGCAAGTCCAAGAAGATCGTCGTCCGGGAGACCAAGGACGGGATGCCCCTGCTGTCCGACCGCAGCTCAGAGCTCGTGAAGGTCGGCAAGAAGGCCGCCGTCGACACCGCCGCCCCCGACCGCGGCGACGGCTACGGCATCGCGCTGCGCTGGACCGCGCTGGACCCCGGGACCTCCATGGACGCCGTCTTCGCCATGGACAGGGCGGCGAACTGGAGCGACTTCCGCGGCGCGGCCGCCCTGTTCGACGTGCCCTCGCAGAACCTGATCTACGCCGACACCAAGGGCCACATCGGCTACACCCTGCCCGGAAAGATCCCCACGCGCGCGAAGGGCTACGACGGCTCCGTCCCGGCACCGGGCTGGGACGCCGGATCCCGCTGGACCGGCTACATCGACCAGGACGAGCTGCCGTACGAGTACGACCCGTCCCGCGGCTACATCGTCACCGCCAACCAGGCCGTGGTCGACAAGGCCAAGTACCCCTACACGCTCACCACGGACTGGGGCTACGGCGCCCGCAGCCAGCGCATCACCGACCTGATCCAGTCGAAGATCGACGACGGCGGCAAGATCTCCACCGACGACATGCGGCAGATGCAGCTCGACAACAGCAGCGAGATCGCCAAGCTGCTGGTGCCCAAGCTGCTGAAGATCGACATCGCCGACAAGGACGTCCGGAACGCGCAGGAGCTGCTGGAGGGCTGGGACTACACCCAGGACGCCGACTCGGCGGCGGCGGCCTACTTCAACTCGGTCTGGCGCAACATCCTCAAGCTCGCCTTCGGCAACAAGCTGCCCAAGGAGCTGCGGGTCAAGGGCCAGTGCCTGCTGGTCGACCCGGTCAACACCACGGGGCCCGCGGACGCGACCGAGAAGGTGCGCGAGTGCGGTGAGCGCGACGCCGACCAGGCGCAGCCGGACGGCGGCGACCGCTGGTTCGAGGTGGTCCGCAACCTCATGGACGACGAGAAGAGCGACTGGTGGACGACGCCGAAGTCGGGCAACCGCGAGGGAGCGAACCACAACCGCGACGACCTGTTCAAGCGCGCCATGATCGATGCCCGCTGGGAGCTGACCGCCAAGCTCGGCAAGGACATCGACACCTGGAGCTGGGGCCGGCTGCACCGCCTGTTCCTGAAGAACCAGACCCTCGGCACCGAGGGCCCCGGTTTCCTCCAGTACGTCCTCAACCGCGGCCCCTGGAAGCTCAGCGGCGGCGAGGCCACGGTCAACGCCTCCGGCTGGAACGCCGCCGGCGGCTACGGCGTCGTCTGGGTGCCGTCGATGCGGATGGTGGTCAACCTCAGCGACCTCGACAAGTCGAAGTGGATCAACCTCACCGGCGCCTCCGGGCACGCCTACAGCGCCCACTACACCGACCAGACCGACAAATGGGCCGACGGCGAACTGCTCGACTGGTCCTTCTCGGACGACGCGGTCGACGAGAGCACCAGCGACACCCTGGTGCTCAGGCCGTGA